The sequence below is a genomic window from Nicotiana tomentosiformis chromosome 6, ASM39032v3, whole genome shotgun sequence.
ATTTCAATTGAGTTGAAAATTTTCAGCTTTATTCATCAATATAAAGGTTCATTCGAATCCATTTTTCTCAGTATTTGTTTACATTTTTAGTATACACTTGCTTTGATATATTAGTATTTCTATCTGCTCGTGATGAATTTCATTTGCTCTATGGAAAATACTTGATCTCTTTCGTATGGTTTGTATTCAGATTGAGTATTATTTGGTTTATATATTGGTTTTAAAGATTAATTCGTTTGAGTACATGTAAGTTTGTTTTGGACGATATTTGTTAAATATGCTCTGGACTTTGATTTAGTTTTCTTACTTATATGGTTATGTTACATTTCTTTTGTTTTAGCATGTTGAAGTGGTGATTTAAGTGAGTTTGTTAAATTGGATAAATGGAAAGTTAAAGTTGTTTCTTTCTTTGCAAGGAATAAGAATAGGCCATGAGTGGTGTTAAGTCAGAAGAATGTATAACTCTTAAGCATCACAATAATCCCAAACTTAGAAAACAATTTTTGAGTACATTAGAGTACTTTAAGCGCACCTTAAATTAATCAAATCATCGTAGTTATGTATATGTTTACGCGACAAAATTAcgatttccaaaattaaaaccGAAGTACGTGTTCGCGCAGCTTTGGCCATAACAATctttatataataaaatgctattaattgtctACACGTACGCCTcgcatgattttggcacaataaaaaatggattcacacacgtgattcgtttcacagataattccatatttgaataattaaaagtggatagataaaacatggaaactaataaattataatttattcaaaattaattcaagccaagttgtagtcaataaagaaaccgtgctagaaccacgggactcgggaaatgtcttacaccttctccccggtcaacaaaattccttacccggactttattttcacagaccaataataatagagtcaaacctccctttgactagggattcaaataaaaggtgatttGGAACACCCCAAAACCCAATTCTAAGTGGCAACTCCGTaagtaaaataatccctactcaagtttgtcactttaattagaaaaactaTTTAACCCAACCCATATGACACACATATCTTTTgtggtagaaaaggggtgtgacagctcaggcgactctgctggggagcacctaattttttaccatgcTTGGATTTTTTCCAATTCCCTCACGTCACTTAACACACACCTTACCACCAACACAATTATTTCCTTACAACTCACACTCATACTCTTCATCTTTAACAACTCACACTCCACTCTTCCTCTTTAAAAACTCACACAAGCACTTCCCCCATATGATCCCTCTACTAACACAGATGGACACTCACACAAAAGGGAGCTTCATCTCCACCCTATAGACCAACAAAACCCTCTATATAATTGCTGCAAAAATCAGCCATGAAGGGGAGGAGAAACCAGCAAAAAACGAGCTGCAAATCTAGCCCCAAAACTCCCTCAAAACAGCTCAAAAACGAGCTGAAAACAGCCCAAAAACGAGCTGAAAACCAGTCCACCCACAGCTCCCGATAAAcccccctcctcccccccccccaaaaaaaacagCCCCCTTTCTCCAGTTAAACACCCCCCAAAAACGAGCTGGAAATCCACCCCTTAACCCACCTAAAAATAGCCTTGAAACAGCCATGAAAACCAACTGAAACTTCACTCGAACCCACACCTGAAACCAACCATGAAACCACCAAACTTCAGCCACTAAACAACTCCAAAAATAGCTTTAAACCACCTAAAACTGTTCTTGTCTTCATCGGTCAGGCAAGGCTTCTATGTCGAGGTTCCAGTTCGCAATTTTGGCATTTTCGTCCAACGATTGTTGATTTGTTATTTCGATTTAGTTGCAAATTTTCAGCCTTATTCATCAATATAAAGGTCCATTCGAATCCATTTTTTTCAGTATTTGTTTACATTTTTAGTATACACTTGCTTTGATAGATTAGTGTTTCTATCTGCTCGTGATGAATTTCATTTGCTCTATGAAAAATACTTGATCTCTTTCGTATTGTTTGTGTTCAGATCGCGTATTATTTGGTTTATATATTGGTTTTAAAGATTAATTCGTTTGAGTACATGTAATTTGTTTGGACGTTTTCTGTTAAATATGCTATGGACTTTGATTTAGTTTTTTTACTTATATGGTTATGTTACATTTCTTTTGTTTTAGCATGTTGAAGTGGTGATTTAAGTGAGTTTGTTAAATTGGATAAATGGAAAATTAAAGTTGTTTCTTTCTTGGAAAGGAATTAGAATAGGCCATGAGTGGTGTTAAGTCAGAAGAATGTATAACTCTTAAGCATCACAATAATCCCAAACATAGGAAAATAGTTTTTGAGTACGTGAGAGTGCTTTAAGCGCGCCCTAAATTAATCAAATCATCGTAGTTATGTATATGTTCGTGTAAGATAATTacgatttttaaaattaaaatcgaAGTACATGTCCGTGCAActttggccaaaacaatcttaatataataaaatgctactaattgtgtacacgtacgcgtgacatgattttggcacaataaaaaacggattcacacacgtgattcgattcaaagataattccatatttgaataatttaaagTGGATAGATAAAATACGGAAACTAATAAATCACAATTTATCCAatattaattcaagccaagttctagtcaataaagcgaccgtgctagaaccatgggactcggggaatgccttataccttctcctcggtcaacagaattccttacccggactttatttttgcagaccaataataaaagagtcaaacctccctctgactagggattcaaataaaaggtgacttggaataccccaaaactcaattccaagtagcgactctgtaagtaaaataatccctactcaagtttgtcactttaattggaaaaacgcTTTAACCCAACCCATATGACACACATAACttttgggggtagaaaaggggtacGACAGCTCTagtgactctgctggggattcagagaattcgagcttgtacattgactttatttggctttattaaattttgtatatattgtgatttatttgggcctaatgtgctacttgtccagttattaccgctttgatattgttgaattgtatatataaattgtcttctcacgcacctgctctgagtcttctgaatatAACCCTGGGAATAGCGGATACGCGCCCCACTCTTCTTTGAGATAAAGCTGGTGGGCCTGGGCTCCCGTGAAGGATTATTAGTCACCCATATTTAAGAACGGGGAGGTTCCAGTAGTTAAGCCGGAGAAGTATTGCTCCAGTACGCTACCCCTTCCCAACTCGAGTTGTCCGCTAGTTTTATGGCCAGCCTAGATACACCTCATCTCCTAAGAGTCTTAAaacctagaagaacaagccacatgcCTGGATATCCCTAGTAGGATCGTTTTGttacatcatgtgcatttgacttagcgaagCTCGGCACAGGGCCGGGTCCGTATAAGACAAGGATCCTTTTTGAGACCATCATGTTCAATTTTGTGCTACTTGCTACATTATTAGGAAGACTTTCTTGCATTGTTAACCGACTTTAGAAATTAGTTGAGtggaattattaaaaaaaaaaaatcattctcCTAGATTGGTACAAATAATATTTCATACTAAGATTTTATAGTAGTCTGGCATGTGgtgtaaagattaattttcataaaaatcataaaaagaaATAGTTGGTTTCACCAACTACGCAGGTCTGATTCTcatcggatgtgagatacgtaggcaaacctcatcggttccggcccccaattttcaaaaaatccaaaaaatattttttctttaattccctttttagaagtattttttgagacgtcaaatccaaaaattcaaaattattttcttcctttttttttcctttggattttttcttctttaaaaaGTCTTTCtcctaaaattaaaaaaaaatcaaaatccaatttatttattttttattttatttttatttaaaagtctTTCTTTCGAAGAAAAATAAAGAGCAAAATCAAAAACACTTTAGAAGTTTTCTTTAAAcagaaaaaatccaaaaaaagaaaaaatccaaaaaacaaaattcaaaatatattctTTGTTAGGAGCTTTTATGGgattatttgtatatgagtaaaaaaaaagttagtttatttactttattcctaatctGCTTGAACAACATAATGATCtaattcatgcggcgacatgatacgtaggcaacccacaaaatgttcgatcaaaatatttttcaacgatCTAGGAGGAGGGATCGAATGAGGCATGAGTGAAATGAAACAAAAGGGAGAGAAGAAACTAAaagcgtcaataagaagcaacctgataagccggaatgaaacatgaagccttccaaaagcatgttagaaatggtgataatgttaggagcgtggcatattacgtgtgattcatatctatgaaatgcttaaccctaacacgtttgttgtctcttataacaatagtaagcttaaggtggttggtttgtggagAAACTGGAaacacatcattacttcaccAGATCTAAAGGAAAGGTACTGATGGCTGACAATGATGAGATCGAGCTGGTCAGTGATGACCCCCAAGTTCAGTCAGTTGAGCAAGAgtcagaggaaataagaaaattgagacaacaattgtctgatgtatatcaagcttgggtttccggtcagcctccaccccgggGTCCCTCAGAAGAAACTTCTACCGTACTCTTaactactcaaccaccgctccaagCAATGAGCgatcacattctaccaccagggtatgtgccaaactacaaccTCCATGCTGCCCCTGGTACCTCTAAtatgcgacctccagtcgcaccggtcaggaatACTCCTCTCGTCGTGTCTGGTGCACCAGTATATACAATCCCGCCACCACCTCTTGTGACAAGACCGAACAACGAGACACTATCTCAtacttatgatggccaatacttcTCTCCAAATGTGTCTTTCAAGGTCTCAGCTCCAtacaatcagactcctcagtacgagtcaccagtggaaaatgaaaaggctGCCAAAACAtttgagccggatgagatggccaggaaaatgagaAGTCTTGAACAAAACATAAAGAGCATACAGGGACAaggtggtcacaaaagtgtttcattcagtgatctatgcatgttccctcatatccatttgccaccagggttcaagaccccaaaatttgagaaatatgataGACACGGTGATCCTATCACCCACTTAAAAAGGTACtccaaccagctgaggggtgcaggtggaaaagaaaaattaccgatggcttattttggggaaagtcttatgggggtagcctctgaatggttcattgaccaagatatctctcactggcatgtctgggacgacatggcctGGGCATTTgttaaacaatttcaatacaacattaATATTATGCCGGATCGCAATTCCaggtccaatatgaagaaaaagttgactgaaagctttagggagtatgcaatcaagtggagggagcaagcggctagagttaagccacccatggataaccacgaattgatcactatttttcttgTAGGCGCAAGAGcatgattactttcagaacatgatgtccgcgatgggtagaccttttgcgaaagcgatcaaaataggaaagatggtcgaaaatggcctcaagactggcagaattgtaagtcaagctgctctcaaagccaccacccaagctatccaaaatgggtcgggaagtttggcaaatagaaaaaagagagatgaagggtccatgatgacttcgggatccagggaagttcaaataggggcatcgcacccttatgcgCAAGTTCAGCAGGGGAATTCCAGATACCCTCAACATTATTATCCCTTGCCAATTACTCAGTACTCTGTGGGGCCACCACAGTATatagtgtttaatgctcaatcatatgctcggcctcccaatcaacaggtacgggtACCAGCTCCAAGGAtcccccgacctcagcagcaaaagtttcgggcaccctacaatgctcgtcccaggcaggattatggtcgagagcagaggccggtggaaaaattCACTCCATTagctgaatcatactctagtatATTCCAGAAGCTAAAGTagatgggcgtgattggacccattGCTCCCCACTATATGCATCTtgattcacatggatttcaagtaaatgctagatgtgaatatcatgcAGGTGTCCCAGGGTATAGCACTGAtgattgttggactctgaaaagagccatagaaagactcatcgCGGAAAAGTTGATTGTGGCAACAAAATGGCGAAGACCCTCCTAATGTTACAAACAACCCGCTGCCAGCACACAACGATTTTCATTTTGTAGGAATGATCAGCCGAGATCAAGAATACAAGCCGGTTGGCCGAGCAGAAATTACAGTGGGAACGATTCAAGAAGGAACGGGACCAGAAGTAAGTCCAAGCCGAGATGTGCCATTGATTTTGAAAGGCGACCAGAGCTTAGGGAAGGAAACTTCATTTGTTCCAAAAATCACGATGTTGGAAGTTAGCTACAATATTCCAAGCCCAAAGTTGTATGTCCTTAGAGGTCACCCTATCACAAAGCAGAATCAGGGCGGTACAAAGGGTATAACAGAGctgatcataatcaagcctgccatGCAACCCCGTGTGACAACAATGAAAACCattccttggaactacaacaaaattatagtaacctacaaaggcaaggaaatcatagaataagtgggggaaactggaggtttgactcgatcagggaggtgttactctccagaagagttgaggaaggcaaagcaaatcagagaaggccaaatgccaataaagaaaccggtcacaGAAGAAGAGGCGGGGGAGTTTTTGAAAgagatgaaagttcaggattactcaatcattgaccaattGAGAAAGACTCCAGCCCAAATCTCTTTGTTATCTTTGCTCATATACTCAAAAGAACATGCCTGGGTACTAATCAAAATCatgaacgaggcacatgtctcagagaagaccaccgtgaatcagttagagaagatgaccaacagattttttgaggtgaacaaaaTCTCCTttattgatgatgaacttcccGAGGAGGTAGCTGGGCACAATAGGCCTTTGCACctgattgtcaaatgtgaggggcattatgtaaagcgagtcatggttgatggaggctcgagtgtagatgtatgacctttctctaccttgcaaagcatgaagatcaaCACAGACAGAATCTGACCTAGCAATGTTCACATctgggcttttgatggctcagcgagagataccattgaggagatcaacctcaccataacGATTGGGccggttgattttgaaattgtcttccaagtagtggacatggaaacttcttataacttttttctcggaaggccatggatctaaACGGCCCGAGCTATGCCATCCACCTTGTATTAGATGCTAAAATTAGAATacgacaggcaagaaattattgttcatggagaagacgagtcatccatttataaagatcCGTTAATTccgtgtattgaggccaaggaagggtgTGAGTCCATGGTCTATAAAGCTTTCGAAGTGGTTACTGTGGActatgttgaggaaggaaagcccattTTGCATCCTCGTCTTTCCGCCGCATCTGTAATGGTAGTTGCTGTTATACTAAGATAAGGTTATGATCCAGGAAAAGGCTTGGGGGCATCACTGCAAGGAATTTCGGAACCCATCTCTCCCTTTAGCAACAATGGTACTATTGGCTTAGGTTTCAGGCTAACACAAGCATATGAAGATAAATCTAAGCATCGCAAAAAGCATGGTTGGGTCTTGCAtcaacctatccctcacattttctacacttttgtcaagccacgactCAAAGAGGGTCAAAATTCCTGGGCACATGCAAATATTGATGAAATTTTCCATGGCCTCAgccagatgttttctgaagtgaatatgatccaggctggtgaaggcactagtcgtgccgatatgcaactaattggcccagacacCATGCTCAACAACTGGGAAGAAACTCCTCTCCCTgcaaggaaggagtcttggtagtttgtTTTTGCATCTTCGTTTTTCTTtttactttgggttactttcagggttgtaatacaaacatcttagtatgattgttttattttgatgttaacccttctatcctttcaaattcaatgaaatgcaatTCAATTTTGTATTAAGTATAGTATCTCTTCCTTTTCctaatttttgtcattttgttttccatttcagttttgttaatgccggctttaataacatgacatgcatgcggaattcacgcccagGTCTTAAAAATCTGTCTAAAtttgaaataatgcatcaagaggtcgaatatgatgaaaaTGAGGCTGTTGACTACATGggcctgaacaaagcaagtccaaaggataattttcctttaccaaacatccacatacTTGTAGATAACTATGCTAAGCATGAGATACAATATTTTGTGGATTGCTATGCCggataccaccagattctaatggatgaggatggtgcagaaaagaccgctttcaccactccaAGGGGTActtattgttacagggtcatgccattggttttgaagaatgctggggcaacttacatgagggccatgactacCATTTTTaatgacatgatgcacaaagagattgaagtatatgtcgatgatgtcatcataaaatcaaagacacatgcTGATCACGTGTGCGATtacggcttcgaaggtatgaccttaagcttaatccagccaagtgtgcatttggggttccatctgggaaactcctcggttttatagtcaatcggagaggcatcgaattggatccatctaagataaagtccattcgagatctgccacccccgaagaacaaaaaagaagtcatgagtttgctca
It includes:
- the LOC138894261 gene encoding uncharacterized protein, with translation MADNDEIELVSDDPQVQSVEQESEEIRKLRQQLSDVYQAWVSGQPPPRGPSEETSTVLLTTQPPLQAMSDHILPPGYVPNYNLHAAPGTSNMRPPVAPVRNTPLVVSGAPVYTIPPPPLVTRPNNETLSHTYDGQYFSPNVSFKVSAPYNQTPQYESPVENEKAAKTFEPDEMARKMRSLEQNIKSIQGQGGHKSVSFSDLCMFPHIHLPPGFKTPKFEKYDRHGDPITHLKRYSNQLRGAGGKEKLPMAYFGESLMGVASEWFIDQDISHWHVWDDMAWAFVKQFQYNINIMPDRNSRSNMKKKLTESFREYAIKWREQAARVKPPMDNHELITIFLVGARA